Genomic segment of Panthera leo isolate Ple1 chromosome B2, P.leo_Ple1_pat1.1, whole genome shotgun sequence:
AATAGCTCCTGATAGGTCCAAACATGAGCTTCCTCTCTGTGGCATGCGGTGGTTTTGTGCTGCTTTGAACAGATAAAAGATTCCTGTAGTAAAGtcgtaaacaatttttttttggggggggttgtaAACCCCATCCTGGCACTCCGTTCTCTGTTTGCTGTTCTCTGACCGCCTGTGGCCAAGTCTCTCTGGTCGCGGCAAGTGGTTTTCCAGTAACAGCTTCACCACCGCTTTTCATACTCGTATCTGAATGCGCCCCGGATCCCTTCTGTGCGAGCCCTAGACCCATGTCTGTCAACCAGCACTGTGTTATTAACCAGAGGGATGCCGTTAGCAGCATGAAATACAACTCTGTACGATAATTCTAGAGCTGCTGTTACTCTGTGAAGTACACGATAACCAAATGTAAACTGTGTGCCTATATTTTGCTACTTTTGGGCATCACTGTGGAGCCATGTACAATAGGAAGCAAGGCAAGACTTGTAAACTCCCACCGCTGGATACTGAGGAATATAAAatgttccccccgcccccccctcagGTTATTTTGCTAATGGTACACACGAGTTGCCTCTCACTGTTCACACATACTTTGTTCCAATATGTTCCTTTGGCCGTTTGGGGCTACAAATAGTCAAGGGCTGGAGAGTTTAGCTTTCAGCGTAAGCTTCAAGCATAGCAGTTTCCTTTTAACCTGAGACAATATTTGCTTCCTAGTTCTGTTCGGAGGCAAGTTTTCATTGATCGAAATAAAATGCAACCTAATTAAATGCCAtggattttctttctgtaattacACCTGAATTCAGGTTTGATTGCTTTTATCTACTGTTGTGATATTCATCACACGTTTCTTTTAATTACTTACCCATCTTTTACAACATTTTCCACAGAGTCTCATGGGAGTTTGGGACGTATCTGGGGCATGTGTCCATGCATGAAAAACTAACAGTGATTCTTAACCTTTTGGGGTCAAAGGCCCCTTTAATTAGAATctcattaagcctctgacttaaactctcccccccccccccccccccccccccccccgccccactacAGTTTTTGGATACTCCCACAGACCTCCTTTGAAATCTTGGCCAGAAACTAGAACCAGAGTTAGAAACCCCTTATCCAGCGctacaagaaaggaaatggacACAAACTAAGGAATCCCAGGTGGTAAAGGGGGTGGAAGCTGAATGCACAGTGTCCTGTAACTTCGTCGACATGATTGTGCATTTCTAACGTGGTTCTGGAAATGGATCTGTTAGACATCCTGGCACACTTCTCGTGTGAATGCAGGTTTCTCTGCCCCACCAATTCCTTCCCATCTCCCGCCTGGGTCGCTGGGAATGATCTGGTCctaattttacatatgagaaagcTGAGATTTAGACTACAAGATTTTAAGTGACTTAAGGTTTTCTCGTTTCTCACTTTTAAGGTTTTGGCTAAGGGGACCAGAACTTGGGGATGGCATGATGGTGAAGATAGtcgtgactttttaaaaatgctatatatCACAGCTTAGAATCCGTTCTTTTTTGATGTCTGACTGTAAAAGACGTTGTTACTGTGCCCTACCTCCAGTTATGAGTAAGGTAATCTAACTGCATGCTCTTCCATTGTGAAGTATTacattagcctttttttttttttaaatgtttatttttgaaagagcacgagcgggggtggggggagggcagagagagggtgacagaggatctgaagtgggctccatgctgacagcagagagctcgatgcgggcttgaacccatgaaccgagctgtgagatcatgacctgagtcagacgctcagaactgactgggccacccaggtgcccctaaacctcttttttttttttttttttttttttaatgtttattcattttgagggagagagagagagagagtgtgagctggggtcggggcagagaggggagagacagattcccaaggaggctctgtgctgttagtgccgagcctgacatggggctcagtctcaggatccgtgagatcatgacctgagctgaaatcaagagtcgggcacttaaccaaccgagccacccaggcaaccctacgTTGGTTAACCCAACCTTAATGTCTTAAGAGCAACTTTACTGTAACACTCATATTTTGGAGACCAGAGACAGAATAACATTTCCCACGTGAAGAAATTGGGACCCAATGTGGTGTTTTCCCATGGCAGGATATTGAGTAGTAAAGTCTAGCTCTAACTCAGTTCTCTGTTTTaccttctattctttttttttttttttaatttttaaaaatatttttgagatcgaggaagacagtgtgagcaggggaggggcagagagagagggaggcacagaatccaaagcaggctccaggctctgagccatcagcctagagcccgatgcggggctcgaactcatggaccgtgagatcatgacctgagccgaagtcggacgcctaactgactgagccacccaggtgcccctaccttctATTTGTTCTAATTCGAAATACCTTGGTATAATTAATAAGCACAGAGGCAATACTATAAAGTAAGCCAATTTCAAGACCACACGGCTTGATTCTATTCAACCCTGTTAGCCTCAGGAGCTCACCTGATACCTGGAAAAGCAGGTAAGTTTTCTCTAGAACTTGAAACCTGGACACGGTTTGTGTTGTTTTGAAAGATTTTCCAGAAATGATACTGCAGAGTTGGCCAGTGGGCCATTTTAGGGAGTGAGATTTATCCTAAGAAATCGTTAAACTAATTTAGCAGGGAAGTGAAGTGATCCTTGCGTTAGTGATTCCCAAGGAAGTGTTTGGGCTTGTGCTCCTGCCCTATCTATTCCCCTGTAGAGTTTTTGGTTTCAGCGGTACGGGTGTTACTGGAATTCAGTGTGTTGGGGTTGTAGAGGCTTATCATCTTGCAAGGTCCAGGACAGCCCTTAATAAGGAAGGAGTTTCTACCTAAAATGCAATGCATCTGGAGAACtgcttccagcttctagagaatTAAAGACTGGAGGTTGGAAGGAGACTAGCAACCACGTGGGTGTAATTATCCAGGCAAGGGTTGATAATGGCTGATTCTAACATGGCAGTTTGGAGAGCCTCGAATGAGATCAAGAGAGATTAGGAGATAGAATCCGTAGGCGTGACACCTCATTCCCTGTCAGGGGAACTATGGAGGATGAAGAATGAAGTTTCTGGGTTACCGGCCTGGATAGGAAGCCAAGTCCTGAGATGGGTGGGGCCAGGAGATAATAATCAGTTTGGGAAATGTTTCATTAGAGAGGCCCAGGAGCTATCCAAGGGTAAATACAGGATCGGCGGCTGCATGTGTGGGTCTCAAGAAAGAGTTGAGGACAGTGAGACGTCAATGGCTCCTCTATACCCTTGGGGACACAGAGGGGGGAAGTAACGTACATAACCCTGCAACATTTCTTCAAATCTCACGCATAAACTTTGGTTGGGAGATTGCGAAAGACGAGGCTTTCCTCACCTTGTCGCAGCAGTCTCATTTCAGAGTGTAGGACCTCGCACTTCACGAGAGTTTCCTGCTGTGAATGTGCTGTAGGAACTAGAAAGCAAAATGCACCGCGTTAATATTAGTAATTAGAAGCGAAAGACATTCTATAAAACTGTCAGCCAGAGGCAACGTTGTGACTTCTGATGACTGCTGTCTCCTTGAACATTTTGGTAGATTCAGAATAATGACACTGATCTTCCTAAAATGTTATGAATATACATCGTATTCAGACCtgctcttttttacttttttattttagtttgtaagtttgtttattttgagagagagagagtgcaagcaggggagaggtagagagcgatggagagagagaatcccaagcagactccagagcttgaactcacaaaccatgagatcgtgacctgagctgaaatcaagagttggtcgcttagctgactgagcccccaggtaccCCCAGACATGCTCTTTTTTGGAGATGAAACATCCACTTGTCTGTCAtcgacatttcttttctttcctccctgctgCCTTTTCAGCATTTGTGGCCTGCTGCACACCTCCCCCAGGGAGACTTGATGGCAGGGACCAGACCTCCAGCATCCTCAGACATCCCCAGGTTCTCCAGACCCTTCTATCATGCAGGCTCCCTGTTCTCTTTCCCCCGCCTGTGTCCCCATCTTTGTCTGCTTATGGGTGTCGCTAATTAACTGCAAAGATAAGATTCTTTAGTCCCTTTCCTTTTGCTGACAAGAAATTATAGAAACACATTGAAACGACTAAGAACCAGGAAGGGTTTCCCAGGCagtgtgggggtggtgggagggcccCGGCTTAGACCTGGGCTGCGTGCTTCCCTCTACGTGGTTGTGTGGCCTTAGCCAACGACCTAACGCCATTTTGTTTCCTCATCCGGATCCCTGCCTCTGTTGCTAAGGAGGATGGCTAGGTGGCCTCTTCAAAAACTACTTAAGGTATTTGATGACTTTGGCTTCATTCTTCTCTGTGCTCACAAGTTACAGGGGCATTTAGAATGAAAACAGGAAGGTTTAGAATAAAGCCCAGGGCCTCTCAAGCACACATTTCTTCTAAGCCCCTGTACCAATCTGTGGAGTGTACATGTTTCATTAAGGAGCGCTTTGCTTCAAGGAAAGAAGAATGTTAGAAATGTCCCAGATCCCTGTCTGGCCCTTTCTTAGCTCCCCTGGGTTATTATAATTCTGAGAAGCAAGTAGAACTAAGGACAGTAATCTAGCAGAAATGACACAAGAtgctgtggttctcaaagtggcTTCTGGtaccatcatcatcaacatcatctcATCTGGGAACCTGTTACAgatgcagattcttgggcctgACTCTAAATGGACTGAAGCAGATACTGTCTGTAAGCAGTCTGTTTTTACCAAGccctccaggagattctgatgtgTGGCTCTGAAGTTCTGGTTTTCGGACCAGTGCAGTAAAATAAGGCTATCGGATGGATTTAAGTTAATTGCCTCGATAGCAGAACAAATAGGTTAACAGGTGAAAAAGCTTTCCCCTCCCTGTTCCTGGCACTTCTCCCCCACCAATTGCTTCCAGCCCATAGAAATGTTTGCacatttgggaaaatatctacccccccccccccccgccccgcctcatAATATAATTTGGACAAACTTAGGTCTGAAACCAAATGCAACAAAGTAGGTCAGGTGAGCAAGATAAACCATGCTTTGTATTTCTTGCTTTTTGCTGAATCAAAGGCTTGTCAATTACAATACAGGACTTGTCAATTGCTAAAGGCTGGCTGGTCAAAGGTGCATGTTAGGTGTAGAACATCTCTAGGGTAGAAGAAAGAGCATTTTGCTTTTTGAGTGAGCCACACGGCGTTTGGAATCCTGGTTATCTCTATTGGACTGGATaacctcagagaggttaatttcTTTGgaactcaatttcctcatctataaaaacagGACACATGCCTGCCAGGAAGGTTGGGAGTAAATGAAAGCATCTAGTACACACCCAGCTCAGGATCTCACTCTCCCTGGCTCCGCCCTTTCATGGATATTGTGTTCTTCACAAGGAGTGATCTTCATAACCATTAGGGAATTTAGGCAGGACAGGTCATTATGTATTTTCCAGAGGACAGCAAAAGCTTGAGTCAAGAGTAACcgtgttttaggggcacctgggtggctcagtcggttaagcatctgactttggctcagatcatgatatcacagtccgtgggttcgagtcccacgtcgggctctgtgctgacagctcagagcctggagcctgcttcggattctgtgtctcccactctctctctgcccctcccttgctcgtgctctgtctcaaaaaaaaaaaaaaaaaagaataaccatgTTTTATGTTTGGAAGTATTTCGACCTGAGACTTGAAACACAGAATTATTTCACcctggtccatttttttttcacattaaatattctgagtctccttttattttgttttgagggcTATTAACAGTTTAGTTGATATTCTTGCAGCTGTGTTTAAGGAGCtagttctggaaaaggcagattAATTGATGTGCAATAATTTGTTACAGACCAAAATGAAGAgctaaagcaaagcaaaatgcaAAGTATTTTGAGGATTCTGAAAATTGTCCTAAAAATGCTGTCAACCTCAAGAACAATTTCCATTCCAATAACCTACACTCCCCATATGAATAAGTTTGTCTCGACATTCATCactaatgaatgagtgaagagggctcccctgctcccactgtaATTCCCAGCCAAGTCTTAGGAAGTACCCTGCATGCACCATTCTCCCCAACCATCCTCTTAAGTGCCTTGATCTTTTTAATAGCAGTTCAGTGGTTTACCTTTTGAAATGAAGGGCTCATTTTGCATGCCTCAACTCTTGCCCTTTCTTGTGAGAGATTATAAATGGCAATAGTGGCTGGTTcctatgactttttttaatgtttattcatttttgagagagagagagtgtgtaagtgggggaggagcagagagagagggagacatggactCTGaggcaggtcccaggctctgagctgtcaccacagagtctgatgtggggcctgaacccatgaaccttgagatcatgacctgaaccgaagtcagatgcccaaatgactgagccactcaggagcccctaacgtttttttaaaaatattttatttttaagtaacttctacacccaacacagggctcgaacttacaaccccaagatgaagagtcataTGCTCCTACTAGGAATTCacccaggggatacaggagtgctgatgcataggggcacatgtaccccaatgtttatagcagcactttcaacaatagccaaattatggaaagagcccaaatgtccatcaactgatgaatggatgaagaagatgtggtttataaatagaacggaatactacttggcaatggaaaagaatgaaatcttgccatttgcaacaatgtggatcgAACTGGaagctattatgctaagtgaaataaatcagagaaagatatatgatttcactcgtgtggaatttgagaaacttagactatggggaagggaagggaaaaatagttacaaacagagagggaaggaaaccataaaagactcttaaatacaaagaacaaactgagggttgatgagggggggggtagggggaggggaaaatgggtgatgggcattgaggagggcacttgggatgagcactgggtgttgcatgtaagtgatgaatcatgggaatctactcctgaagccaagagcacactgtatatactgtatgttagctaacttgacattataaaaaaatttaagaagtcatatgctctactgactgagccagccaggtgtccccctaTGACTTTAAAAAGGTTTGGAGTCCACTCCACTCTCCATTCTTAGGTCATTATCCAAAGTcgctttatatatgtatgtatatatttccagttttattggagaataatatattttttttttttgagagagagcacacgtgcgcagggaaagggcagagggagagggtgacagacaatcttaagcagcctTCACACCCAGCGTGGAACTCAgtgtgggactccatctcatgacctcaagatcatgacctgagccaaaatcaaaagtcgcttaaccgaggcacccaggtgccccaataaataccTTTGGCAACGTTTTCTTCCCATTACAGCCATATTTCTCATGGTAAAGTGAAATCCTACAATACTTTACAAACTTATGATTTAGCTCGATTTGTTGAATGAGTTTTCATTTGAATGAATTTGTTTTCcccatgaaaagaaaatagaaccaGTAGTGTTCATAGGGGCTAGAACGTGGAGAGTGACAGCTTAAGTTACTTCTGAAGCTTAAGGGGCTCAGACTGATTACATCATCGACTGAAATTTGCAAAGCTTGTTTAAATTAGTACcatcaaaaattaagaataaattgttaaatttatAACCTCCTGGGATTAAACAGCCATGGAACATTCTAGGGCATGGAGGGAACTGACAGGTCTGTCCCAGGGGAGGTGGCCACAGATGCTTAAGAGCCCTGCACGCCACCCATAATGAATAGCTGAACACAggtcctgcccttcccccctccaccaACTTGTGGGAAGTGAGCTGGGGCTGGCTGGCGCCTTACCCTCTCTCATCACCCACCAGATCCCTCGTGATTCCCATGACTCTCTGCTGTTTAAGAGCCTCCGGTCACATCCCATGTCTCTTTGAGGCTGCCTGGAGTGCTGTGGAGGGCTGTGAGGCATGCCTGGATTTCCCCTTCCACAGAATTTCAGAGAAGTTAACTTGGCTCAAGACTTTCATTTAAATTGGGAGATGTGAATATAGTTTCAACAGAGGAAATCAGTGGAAACCTCTTAATACTTAAGGACCGAGGTTTACACAGCACGAACGTGTGCCACTTTTAGGTAAACACCTCTTggtgtctctttcttccttggGAAAGTTGGACTTTCAGATCCACTCCTGGCCAAGGTTGGACTGTCCATAGCATTTTCGGATACAGTTGACTTATTTGATTCCCACAATATGACGATCCAGCAATTGCCACTGTCTTCGTTTTACAGATGTCGAAAATGCTGCTCAAGTTAGGGGACCCGCCCACGGTTCTGCAGATggacagagagaagcagcaaaGAGAGGCCTTGGTCTCTACTTCTGCTTTTTGGGCAGACAAACTGATACACAGATAAAATACAATACTCacttaattaaatgtttattccaTGAAAGTATGTATAAAAACTTACAAATCTGCGAACTCAACTATACATGAAACAGGATGACGGGATATTCAGTTTTTAACATATACGTACAGCACAGCTCTGaactgtttttccctttccccttcggTCCTTATTTCTGGCTCCTGTTTAGTCCTGTGAGACCATTCTGTCATTGGCGTAAGGAAAGATTCGTGGGCACAGTTTACTGCTTTCAGGCCAATGGAGGAAATttcaggtgtttaaaaaaaaaaaaaaagtggagactAACATCAAAatcaagttgttttttgttttttttttttgttttttccaatcaGCAATTAGGCGTTTTTTTGTCCTgatttttctttgccatttttgatGCTTCAACAAATGTTGCCAGTAAACTATTAGCATTAACTTTTAAAGTCATTAAAGTTACCACATGCTTTGCTCACAACTTCCCCTCTAGGATCCACATTCCTACGTGCACACACTGATCTGAAGCAGCTGGTTGGTGCTAAAACAGATTTAACACTGGCAACCGCTGGAATAGCGGGTCATTTTCTATTCAGAAAGACAATCTACTGCACAGGACTttcaaatctgatttttaaaacaaccgACAGATTTGTCAGAAACCGAAACAGAGAGTTTTGTTACTGTTCAACTTTGAAAGAAGCCAGCAATTAGCTAAGGCGTGTGCATTAATTCACCTGTTTATAGCAAATACCCACACATTTTCtcttacaaacacacacaactcACAGCTTCGTCATGTTCTATCCAAAAATTAAGATTGCCATCACAttattactttttctcttttgtgttctgTTCAAGTAGATTTCTTAACTAATGATTTTTCTCGACTGGACATAATCTCAAAGGATGCATTCTGAAATAAGACACCTGGAGAATAAATACTGAGAGTGTTTTCTTGGGTTAAAAGTTTCCCCCACACCTAGATTTTGCATAGTACACAGCCCAGCTGTATCTCTAAGAAGCATGCCGTATTTTCCAACACGTTCTGAGAAGGAAGACTTCTTACCCAGGGAGAGTCATAATTCTAGCTTACCAAATTGCATTCtagttgttgtgttttgttaatAGACCCTTCATTAGTTCCAAGTTTGCTTTTAAATCATCTAAAACGTCTCAAAATCTATTTGAGTTTGTAAGTACTACTGACCATTATCTTTCCAATATCCCCTGAATTAAAGTAAACATGTTCCAGGTTTATAATGCACAAAGCCTTTACGGAGGaagggctggggttggggaggagggggtgaggtgGACAAAGGGACCGGGGACCTGTTTGTATCATGCCATGGAGAACTACAGTTCTGAATTGGGGCAAGGGAAAGGAGACAGTCTCTGTAAAAacgacagtttttaaaaagataggtaACATTCAGTCTAACAACACTGTTTCCTGTTCCTTTTTGATGGAAGCTAACACTGGGTGGTCAGGTTCCGTTACTTCTGCGTCCCCACTGCCCAGCAGAATGGACCGCCCCTCGTCCAGGGCGAAAACGTCCGAGTTCTGGTTTTGGCACGAATGTTTAACAACCTCATTGGGAGTGGAGAACGTTTTGTCACACAAGTTGCATTTGTAGGGTTTGTTGGTCTGTACCAACATGTTGTCCATCTGGCTCCCTTCCTCAAACGTGCAGAGTTCCAGAGTCTGTTTGTCCACCATGGTGTACGTGTCGATGCTCTGATTGAGGCAGACGTGCCGGGCAGCCTGGTTGGCCCTGCAAAAACTCTTGTCACAAGTGCTGCATTTGAAAGGCTTCCcggtgtgtatgtacatgtgctCCCTCCAGTGGCTCTTCTGGATAAACTTTCGGCCGCATATCGTGCACTCATACTTGCGTCTCTTTACCTCCCTCTCTTGGTCCGCCTGCTCCAAGTTGTCAATGTCCGCGATGTCCGAGGGCGGGGGCGTCTCCGAGTGCTGCTGCCCGTCGATGATGGGGGAGTCGGAGATGTGCTGCAGCTCACTGTCGCTTATCATCCCAGCCTCAGGCACTTCCATGGTGTCTTTGCCCAGGTCGGCTGCGTTGCTACAAAGAGACAGGGGCACGCGGCTTTCTCCCGGCTGGCTGGACGTGAAAGGTACGCCGGTGTGAATCTGGAGGTGTTCCCGCAAACTGCTGCGGAGGGTGAAGCGCCGGCCGCACAGGTGGCAGGCGTAGTACTTGGGAAAGCTTCCGTTCCTCTTCATGATGCTCGGCTTGACGTGGGCTATGGTGAGGGATGCGGGCTGTTCGTCGGACGAAGAGGCTTCCAGATTGGTCTCCtccccagggggagggggaggcacggGAGTGGAAACGAGTTCTGGAGACAGCGAGGTCTGCAGGGGGTCCGAGGGAGTCAGATGTGTCCGATTCACCTGGGCCAGATTGGACGTCAGCTGAGACAGCGGTGGGGCCTCGGGCACCTGCTCCTGGCTCATCCTGGAGGTCTGCGGCCGTGGGTCTCGGCCGAGTTTCTCGGGTGCCGAAGCAATCTTGGTGGCTTGTCTCAGCTGATGGTCTGCAATCTGAATGCCGTACAAGGAAGAGGCCAGCGGGAAAACTTGGTCGGGATGAGAAAAGGCTCCTTGGCTGGCCAGGCTAGCTTCTTGGATCAGTGGGTAAGCGTGCAGAAACTTGATCCCCTGTTCTAACCGAACGGGATCAATCAGCTGAGGCGCCATCTTTCCCGTGTACATCAGATGTAAGAGATAGCTGAAAATATCTGGCTGTATGTCAGTTGGTTTCAAACGGACACACTCACTGAAAGAAACAAGTGAACAATTTGTAAGGAAATGTCAACTCGCGTCTCCAATGATAACATGaactctggagaaaaaaaaaaaaaggcaaatgaaacGAGAACATTCCCCATTTCTTACTGTTAGTGTTTCGTGAAATGGAATACTCAAGGGAGATAACTGGTACCTgtgtaatttaattatattaagaaCAGAGAGAAATACGATAAATAGATTTTCGAGGACTGAGAACCAAAAAGTTCACATTAAAGAAATATGACATCTTAGCCCCTAGACTCTTGAAGAAGTTTTTCTCCTCCTAATCTATGTACATTTCTATCATATCACACTATATTTTTATGTAGGACTCTAGGAGATCTTTGGCTAAAAGTCTTGGCATCTCCTATTGACCCAGTGCCATCCAGAGCTCAACAGGTGATCTTTCAAAGTAAATCAAGCAATCTACCCGATAAgaaagtttcttcatttgtaaaatgacatggggggtggggggggtgtgcgGACCTGGGCTAGAATGAACCAGTGCCTGAGAGCAACGcaacaaaagtgaaagaaaaagaaaacctgactcTGTGCTCTGAAGCTCCCTGATCTCCCTCCAGCATGAAGGAGGAAGCACCGTTAAGAGATGGAGGTACATTCTAGCTCTAACGGGGCCGGATCACCTTCCCAGTATTGCTAGATTGCATCACAAAACAGTTCCGGGACAACTTACCAAAACATCACCATCACCAGAATTACAACTGGGCTTCACAGGCATTATCTCATTAAGTTGCCattaattctcattttacagatgaggaattgaGGCTCAAAGAGATTCCTACTTTGCTCAAAACCACAGAGTTAGTAAGAGGGTCTAACTAAATCTTGGTCTAATTCCAAACCCGTGACACCAAAATTGTTTAGAGCATGAAAACACTCCTATGTGGCATTGAAGGCAGATCtgattattcccatttgacagatcTGGAACCTGAGATCACCAAAAGTTAGGTGATTTATCTGAGACACCTAAAGCAGATGGTGGCATTGCTGATTTTCTAACTTCTAGACGTTCGTGTTTGCCTCATTCCAGAAACATCATTCTGATCAAGCAGCTATACTCAAGTCCCAAAGAACTCTTCCTAAACCATCAGTAATGACAGAAATTCTAATGCATCATTAGAAAGCAatgatatctatctatatattattATGAGGTATGTGCTATCATCCACTCAGTGAATTATATTCTACAGACAATATAGACAATGCATTTTCAACTTCAAAGGCAGCTTCCCTGAATGCCTTtagaatttataatttgtttttttttttttttttttaagtaaccttcaagtccagcgcagagcccatcacggggcttgaactcatgaccctgagctcaagacctgaatgaggtcaagagtcagacgcttaaccaactaagccacctgggcacccctaatcattttttttttttattataccacTTACTATTATAACTTTTTGTCTCCTTTAGCTGTTtatcttaataataaatattttccagcaTGCTAAAATAGTAACAGTATACCTTGCTCTtccaaatttaacattttattctattttttttaaggtgactGTCATAGCAATTTATGACACAACAGATTTGAATAATTGCTGTTTTGCTATCAACGTGTATATTTCAAGATGAATGCATACAATAGTCATGTGAAAAACCTCTGACTACCAAGTATGAAAAGTCAAAGAATAAAAAGTGGCAGCACTTTAGCAGCAGAAAGAACAGAGCTTatgtgattctattttttaaaaagacacacagatcatTCACTCATCTTCCTTTGGAGTCTtttataatgctttatttatCTTCCTTTAAATAGGAATGCAAACACAGGCGGTCTTCCCTTTAAGCACAGGGCGACTGCCAACAATACTGGGTTGTATACTGGGATGCCTTTAGGTGCTCTGGGGAAgttcaatattcaaaacaaaGCTTCAGGGATCATGTGTGGGGAAGAATACTTTAATCATGCAAACAATCCCCTCCGAAATTGAGAACGGGGAAACCATAGGCCTCTAGAGTACAAAGTACTCCCAGGAGACTATAGGGCACCCTTGTTCTGCCAGGATGGAATGTtcctccaggcagaaggaagggacCGGTggcttcccaaaaagaaaagggaagggcagaaatCCAAACGGGGGCAGCATCTGTGAGCGGGAACTACCAAGCAG
This window contains:
- the ZBTB2 gene encoding zinc finger and BTB domain-containing protein 2, producing the protein MDLANHGLILLQQLNAQREFGFLCDCTVAIGDVYFKAHKSVLASFSNYFKMLFVHQTSECVRLKPTDIQPDIFSYLLHLMYTGKMAPQLIDPVRLEQGIKFLHAYPLIQEASLASQGAFSHPDQVFPLASSLYGIQIADHQLRQATKIASAPEKLGRDPRPQTSRMSQEQVPEAPPLSQLTSNLAQVNRTHLTPSDPLQTSLSPELVSTPVPPPPPGEETNLEASSSDEQPASLTIAHVKPSIMKRNGSFPKYYACHLCGRRFTLRSSLREHLQIHTGVPFTSSQPGESRVPLSLCSNAADLGKDTMEVPEAGMISDSELQHISDSPIIDGQQHSETPPPSDIADIDNLEQADQEREVKRRKYECTICGRKFIQKSHWREHMYIHTGKPFKCSTCDKSFCRANQAARHVCLNQSIDTYTMVDKQTLELCTFEEGSQMDNMLVQTNKPYKCNLCDKTFSTPNEVVKHSCQNQNSDVFALDEGRSILLGSGDAEVTEPDHPVLASIKKEQETVLLD